AGGAATGTAACAGGTAAACACTCAGCGTAACGGTTTCAGAACTAACAAGGCGTGAGCaattgttaaatgttttttgctGTGTGTCACATGGTAAGACTAATaagtgaccccccccccccatacaCAGTAAAAGAATGTGAAAAGAGCTCCCCCACATCGTACTTCTGGTACCGCAAAGCTTTGGATATCACAGACTCCATTGACGACACAGGCTCTTTTAACCCTTACATCGTCTGCTGTCTCCTGGTGGCCTGGACCATCGTGTGCCTGGGAATGTTCAAGGGTATCAAGACCTCTGTCAAGGTAATTGTGATTGCAGTTAATGATTAGCTCTCTCAGATGTTTCAGTAGAGTTGTGATTATCAGGACCTTTAAACACTGGAACTACGGAACGGAAGCATTTTCCAGTCGGTTACTAGATGAGTTACTACTACAGAACTTACAGTTTTAAGTGACTGATTGGAATAAGTCTGTTTATCTGCTCTGTGAAATATACATGGGACTTTGGCTCATATTTGCAAGACAAACTTGTTATACCTTTTGTAATTGTGCCTCACTGAACAGTCCTGACctgtgaacacaacagcatGTCATCCTACATTTGGTCAAATCGTGTTCATGCATTGGACTGAGATTTCAGGGTTACTGTGGGTGATGGAATCTCTGGAATGTGTGGCTTAAGTGTTGAACAACTTCACATGGAAAATCCACTTTATGTATTAAAGTGTTGGgagtttattaaatgtttgtttttcctgacaCATATCAGCCAGTCCAGTCTCATTGGAGTTATACAGTGTAATTAACATAACAGCATTTGGGGGAGATATTATTAATAGTTCTGTCCAGATGATGTTAGTTTTCAGGTTTACTAGACAAATTCAACAATGCTTACTGACAAGGATTTTATCCCAGGTGGAGCAAGATATCAGGAGTGGAAAtcatgttttactgtattttatgtAAGGTTAACATCTAAAGGGAGGTTTAATCCCAGCCAGACTGACATCAGGTGTTTCATGCACTTACTGACTTAAGCACCTGGCTTCTCGATTACAAAGGCCATATGTTCAGTGTGTTGCAAGCAGCAGGCTTACACTTAAAATTAGATGAAACGTGAGTCATCTCTGTGGGGAAAATGGGTTGTTATAGCAGCAAAATTAGTAGATTTCAGCAGGAAACTAAAAGATAGTTTACACAAGCACATGGGGTGTAAATAAGCAATTAAAGGAGAGGAGTCTGGCAGCTTGCTGACAACAGAAATGGAAATCTGTAGAAATGAATGCATTTACTCCagtgaaaaatttgaaaaagttgGGAGTCACTTTGGGAGAGTTGGGCCTTTTAAAACCAAATTATTGACTTCTGTTGCTGCTTGAATTAACTTGTTAATGTAGTCATTCTTTATCACTTCCTAGGTGAtgtatttctcctccatcttccccTATGTGGTTCTGTTCTGCTTCCTTGTCCGAGGGCTCCTGCTGGATGGGGCCTTAGAAGGAATCACCTACATGTTCTACCCAAAGGTATCcacacacaaaatgtctgtttgaCTTGTAAACAAGTCAGGCAGATTTGCATATTTCCCTGATGCacctgttgttttctctgttttattttagctgGAAATTTGGGGAGACATTCAGGTGTGGCGTCAGGCAGCCACACAAGTTTTCTTCGCCTTGGGTCTTGGCTTCGGGTCAATCATCGCCTATTCTTCCTATAATCCCAAGAATAACAACTGTCACCGTGATGCCTTCACTGTCTCCTCTATAAACTTCCTCACATCTGTGCTGGCCACTCTGGTGGTGTTTGCTGTGCTCGGCTTCCGCGCCAAAGGCAAAGTCACAGAATGCGTAGTCAGGTATGTTTGACATAATTCTGGGTAATTTTGCatggattttcaaaataagaaacTAAACTATGCTGATGTGTCTAGACATCATGCACCATATCTTGTCAGTATCTGATCAGATTGTTATACAACATGAGGGAATAATATATCACATTGAATGTACATGTGTATGATTGTGTATCCCTTTTTCTTGTTCTTAGTAATTTGAAGGAGCTATCAGAGCTGGTTAGCAGCGGAAATTTGCCCGATTCCCTGTTGCCAAACTTCAGGTACACTGATGATCCCAGCTCTGTGGATTTACAGGCCTATAGGTCCTGGTTTCAACAGCATGGAAATAACATCACTGGCAATTTAACAGATTGTGACCTTGAAAAAGAGATGCAGAAGGTAAAGACTGACTTTTTGGACTAATGTCAACAAAAGCTAAACTtgcttcatctttttttttttgtacttggTGCGCTGTACATAAAACCTAAAGCTCTTGTTTGTGTTCAGGGTGTGGAGGGCACAGGTCTAGCTTTTATTGCCTTCACAGAGGCCATGTCACTTCTGCCTGGAAGCCCTTTCTGGTCAGCACTCTTCTTCCTCATGCTGCTCAACTTGGGACTCAGCACCATGTTTGGTCACTATGGAAGGCATCCTCGCCCCTCTCACCGACCGCTTCAAAACTCTGGCCAGGAACAAGATCAAACTCACAAGTAACCACCTGTTCCACTTGTTTTAGCTTTCGTAGAATTGTTTCTTTTACAGAGGGGAGTCCCAACCTATCAAATGTTGGTCAGTTTTATGTAGCCCAGTAAGTGCTAGTTTCATTTTGCTTTCCTACCAACCCAATAATCTGTCATCTGATTTCTCTGACATCTTACTGCAGAGAGGGAACAAAAATAGTAAATTTACCTGCTAAATTActcaagaaaaacacagtttctgtgtttctgtgttctgttttaTCCTGACATGtctgttctgtttcagttttcagctgCATTATCGGCTTTCTGATTGGCCTGCTCTTCACCCAGCGCAGTGGGAACTACTTTGTGACGATGTTCGATGATTACTCTGCCACACTGCCCCTCATTATTGTGGTGGTCTTTGAGACCTTCAGTGTGTCCTGGCTGTATGGAGCAGATAGGTGAGGTCTAGTTTCAGACTGTAGGTAACTGACTTAACACAAAtcttacatttcatttaaattttactCTGTTTCTGAAGGTTCCTTGACGACATTGAGGCAATGTTGGGCTGGCGTCCCAGTGTAATTTATAAGTATCTGTGGAAATACATCTGCCTGCTTGCTATGCTGGGGCTTCTGGGAGCCACCGCCATTCGCATGTTCATCACACGACCAACTTATATGGCATGGAACCGAGAGAAGGTATGGAGAACTGTATTTAAGAGAAGAAATGCACCACAAATGCattaacactgtaaaaactgctATTTGAAATGGGATGTTCCCTTGGTGCCTTTAGGGCGTTGTTTGTggagtttgttttgttcagtggAGTCTGAACAGTACTTAAGACATCAACAGCCTTAGGTAGTGCAGCCACAAGATAAGTTTCATTTTGAGTTAGGCAAatggctgtttttctttctgtccctctctttcttttttttttttttttttgttactacAGGACATAAAACAAGCTGTCTCTTGCCCTCTCCATTCCTATGCCCttataaaatgatttgttgatttgttttttctcaggTCATATTAAATATGTAAAGCAGATGAGTCATAAGTTGTGTTCAAGTTCTGGAGTGATGAATTTGattccttttatttttcaggcCTCTGAGGAGCACCTGGAGTACCCTGGCTGGGCTCTGGCTGTTCTGGCTTTACTCATCATATTTGCCATGATGCCCGTCCCAGTGGCCTTGATCCACGCTGTTCTGAAGGAAAGGACAAAGCAAACatccagagacacagagactggTCAGTACAGTATCGTTAGCACTGATGACAAGTGTGAAACTCCCATGACTGACATGTCAGAACTGGGCCAAAGGAATGGGACTTGTGCTTCCCTTTCCTAAACATTGGACTTGTAAAATGTCTGTGGTCTGTGACCTGCAGTACCCAGTCAGAATTTCAGTGGGCCATTTTGTAtctctcctcactgctgctATGGCACAGAGATAAGCTGCAGTGTGTAAGAAAAGATTccttattttaatatttaaaaacttttttttatatacttaAATGAAGTCCAAACGTATCCAAAGGAtatcacttttttaaaaatactacTGTTCCAACAACTCCAGTGTGTAACATGAAAAAGACTGGAACAAATAATTTATTGCCGTATGGTAAGTAAAAAGTGGAACTTCTAACAACTGCTGAGAGAGTTGTTGTCCAAATGAGCAAAATCAGTATTTTAGTTTTCAGTATAAGCCATAGACATCACATCACATTGTTCTATATTTCAATTCACTTCACATTTATCAAAAATAACCaactgttttttcatttcattatttctacTTTGACTGTGAATGTCccaaaaatctgttttcccAAACCAGCAACCTTatacttttcattttgttgtcaaaAGAATCACAACCTGCCACTGTCAAAAATGTCCTCTGCATGTGGACTCTATCAAGCTCTTATGtgtccatttgtttttctttttaaccttAATTGACTCTCTAATTTTTGCAGCACCGTAAATTAAGATAACTACAAGTGCTGCTTTTTATTGTCAGTTAGGAGTTGAGTCGAGCTGagttacaagaaaaaaaatggtgaaCCTGGATTTAAACAGAACAAGTTTGGCATCACTGTATCTGTGCAGTATGTACAGTGCATGTGTCACTGCTCAGATGCTGTTTAGTCCAACACTGCACCGGTGTTACTTAAGTCCAGGAATAATCAGGATGGCCAGAGAGTGAGGGGAAGATTCTGTTTAAGGAAATGGACCATCATACTATGCTACATATTTTCCTCAAAGCTAAGAAATTACCGtatactactgctgctactaagACTGTCAGACTGTTACACCAGGAAAGAGTTAATTCAGTTATGCTGAATCAAAGTACAGACATTAGCTACAGTATTATGCTATTCACTACACAGAAGCCATGTAACCATGTTTACACCTCAACAGAGTCCTGATTCACTGTGTTGGCTCTACAGTTTCATATTATACCGTTCATATTCAGGTGAATCATGTAGCTACACAtgtatgtttctctgttcaAACCAACTTGAAATCCAACAGCTGATTTATAGTATTTGAGCATTCGGTTTGGTTTTACaattattgtcattttaacatCACTCTTGTCTTGTAATTTCTAAAAGATATCAAGTTAGATTGAAAATTGTGATCATTCTGTCATGTCCATTTCTGTGATTTAAGACCTtagcaaaaaacaaatcatcagCACTACAGTGTTGTAAAGAATAGTAGcacaaggattttttttattactttttttttttcctgaaccGGTTGGTCAAGAGACAGCATGGTACAAACACTGAGGGGAAACTAAAATTTGGAATGTAAATATGTATATGATGCATGTAAAAACTCTTCAGGATCAAATGTTATAGAAAATTTGTGGGACTATTTCATTATTTGTAAATCaaatttgcatgtttgtttgtttgtttttttttttttaagcttggTTATAGGAGGAAActagattattttttatttcaaaaggcTGTACAAAAACACTGCCCAGACAAAGTAAGATGTAACTGCAACTACATATCGTGTAATTAAGATGTAGATATTGGAAAATTCTTTTCTAGACTTGAGTCCATGATCATCATGGTTTTGTGTTTAAGTAGCCATTTTTCTGAAGGTGCTGggctttttacattttcagtggttTACAATCAAAATGAACTGACTTTATGACCTTATGACCTTGAGTGCTGGTCAATGTACCTGTATCAACTCTAAGTGCCTTCAGATTTAATGAGGCTGAttgaacaaaatgttaaaagcaTTCCAGCATATGTATATTTTCTAAAAAATGTTGGTAGAGTCACTTGTCAGTTGTGTATGTAGTTTGTCTGTataaaaattaatttttaagGAAATGTAATATAATACCACTGTTATGTAATATATTGCCATgcttttattaaacattttcagcacaGTAATGTATTTAAACAGACACAAttcttgggggaaaaaaaaccctttggGGATATTTTGAAATTtcctttttagttttattcacATGAATTAGAGTTGTACAAAGAAAACACTAGTCATAGTTTGTGTTGTAAATACAAGTGAATTCACACCTGCAGGAACTGTGGTAATGTAGATTTTAGAGAAGCTGATTTTGCATCATAATCTGCCTGGGAAAGTTGAAGCATATCAACACTTCTGCCAAGGAAAGCGTCTGAGCAGCTGTGCAGCTATGCGATGCCAACATGTAACCTTTTTTCTCACTGACTCGTGATTACACAGGTTGTAACTGAACCTGCCAGATTGGGAAATATTTCTAGGTCACCCCGGCTCTGACCGACTGGAGGTAGATTTTAGTTTGTGTCTGTAAAAGTGCGGCAGCTCATATTTTCAGAATAATTCCAGGTGGCCTGAAAGATAATGTTCAAggatatcaaaacaaaaaatgtgcgAAAGCAGCTGAACTACTGCATCTTCagctttaaaacacagtttggCTGTTAAATACAGTGAACAGTTAATgcattactttgtttttctttcacatctATCAGCCCTTGAACAGTTTGAGTGTCCTTGCAGGGCTGTGCAGACTGTGGGAATGAAGCACACATTGGCCTGACTAAAAGTGTTTCACACTTTCACACTCAGAGGATCCAAACAATGTAGATGTATCTCTCCAGAGATTATATTAACACTGGAGAAAGAAGAGTGGAGTAACATTGGCATACAATTCATTTTATGCATTATAATACTTATTTTTCTTATGTTTGTCCAGAGAATCCTCTGGTTACTGTACTATGTTATTCTAATGTTTTCAAAAGACCTCCAGATATTATCTAATAACCATCTAAGATCTAGATTTTTGGCATAATAGTTGTTTGGATGTCATATCGACTCAGCTGTAGACATGTTCTGCCAGCCAGATGCATGAGATTGAGGCAGTACATTAGTGTGTCAGCAGGGAGCTCTGCTGCACTTCTGAACACTTCTCTGCTGAGCACCATTCCAAAATCCAAGACAGTGGATTGTAATCATTACACAGTCATTGTTCCCTCATATTGCagcttttattgtgttttaaaatacCTAAATTAGAAACACTGGTTTCACAGGCTATGAGCAAACAACTGCTGTCCTtcctccatttaaaaaaaaaaaaaaactgttcaaacTACAAATTCAAGGCCAAATTTTTAAAAGCTTATGAagcaaacagagcagaacataCCAAAAAATGTTgcttgaattttattttatttatttatttgctttgctttgttaaGGCTTCTTTGTCTGGCTAAACGTAGCACTTGTGTAAGTCACTCTCTACAAcatgtgtatgcttgtgtggAAGAGTACTCACAGGTGTCCCCCTGGAAATATTATGTGTCTGGGGAGTTCAGTTGTCTTGGATGCAGTCTCACTTCAGTCAGCCAGAGGCAGAAAGGACAGAACCAACACCCGGCAGAGAGAAACACGACATCCTCGCTTCAACCTCAGGtaaaatccatttaaaatgttaaaactttGCTTGCTTAACAGTggatgtgtggtgtgtgtgtgtgtgtgtatgatagGGAGGTGGTTTAATGGTTTCAGGGGACTCTTTTTAGATTGGGACCAGGTGGGGTTCACCACACACAACTGGGAAACAGTATGAAAAACAACTgctatattatttttaaaattatgttaaGTTAAAAACTACCTATGGAAGCTGAGTAATTTCATCATGTTAGCAAATAGGAGGGAGTGTACAAATGCTTACTTTAAAATATAGTCAATTTTACTAcagataacatttttttctttgtttgttttcattgattaTATTTTTGCAAGTAACTTATTTTTGATTTGGAGGTGTACCAGTGGATGACCCACATGGCGGGCCTGGTAGCTCTGTGCCTGCTGCTGGTGTTTCCACTGAGCAGCTCCCAGAGCACCCTGCAGTCTGAGCAGGGGATCAATGCCCATCAGGCCCCGGCTGCAGCTCCTCACATACGAGACCTACTTAGTAAAGAGGAAACCACTCACTTGAATGCAAAGCGCACATGTAAGTCTTTTCATATCCTTCCTGTGTTAATCTTAGAACAGGCAACAAAGATGTGTCACATAGATAcatgtaaagttttttttaaaattttacctCCTTTAAAGCAGGATTTGTGTGAAAAGTCTTAACTCTGCTGGTCTTTGTCACGTGTGTTTGTACCTCCACAGATGCCCATGTAGATAAAGATAATGCCAAAGTAGGCCTGTTCATTGCTGCGGCCATGGGAACCTTTGCCCTGATGGCTGCAGTGTACTGTATCTACAACAAGTTCTACACCAAACACCAGTACCTGCACACCCAGCTCAACGATGACCCAGGTGAATTCATAGGTTTCTATTAAACTGTTTTGAGTTAGTAAAACTGCAGCTGGTACCAAACCATATTTAAAGCAGCACtagaaatacacacatctgCCTCCATTACTAAGTGGCACtacaacaaaaactaaatttcaTCAGCTGAAAGagaactgaaaaatgaactTCTGAAATATAAACTGTCTCCTGATCAGCAGATGCAGAGAAAACTGGACAACATCtaatctttttcctctctcgTCTCCTGGGTATCATTTATTGTAAAGCACCACTGTCCGGCTCGGTTATTAAACATGAGCGCGCTAGGTTCCGCTCATTGGCATTGTGCATCATGAATTCTCAATACTAaagcacttcctgttttctgccATTTGGAGACACTAATAAATGATATTGCATGGTGCAACTTCAATAATACAACAGCAAATGTGTGTACAGTTTATATAAAATTTAGATACCGAAACATGACTGATATCTTATCTAATCTGTGagctaactttaaaaaaacCATCGAATTTACAGGAAATATCTTCAAGTTTCAAATGAAGCTTcatgtatttctgtctgtagaTTTAACCACTGACGCCATGGATCCTCCGCCTGTGTTTTTTCACGCCTCTGCTGACTCCAGTGCAGTAGACGTGCGGAGAGCTGGTTACGGCTCGCTCTCGGACACTCCATCCATCATCTCTGTCCCACCCAgcctctccccccctccctctgccatgcccttccctcccctcttcctctcctctcactctctgagaACTATATCAGCTAAGGACTTGGAGAAGAGCTGTATCTGACACTGAGTGCTTAGTTAGCAGCAGTCTGACACTTAGACATAAAGTAGTTTCAATTTGAACGTGCACGTTGTTTATCATTAGCTATACACATCGGACAAAATTTCAACTTTTGTGGGCAAATGTTGcttttaataaaaatgcatCAGATTCAAACCTGAAGAATGGTTTCACACGCACAGCCTTATCCAGCTGAGGTTTTTGACCagcagtaaattaaaaaaagaaaagagaagactGTTAGCAGTATCACATCAGACATCTACCAGATCTATTGGttactgtggtttgtgtgtgaccATATGACTTATAAGCTTCTCACTGTCGATAACCaccacaaatgtaaacatttgcccatGCATCACAACTATATATCAGCTGTAGtcatttatgtttgtatgtttgtacaGTTATGATAAACTAGATCTTCTCAGCACCTTATCCATCCTGTCAGTAGTCGTCCAGTATGGCACCAgagaataaatgaaagaaaaagaggtgcTGTCTTGCTAATTTCTATTCTTTATGGTCAATAATTTAACTCTATCAGAACACAATACATGTGTCCATCCAACAATTGCTAAATTAGATATGGAAAGTTGAGCAATGCAGACAGTATAAGTCTTTGGACTCATTTGTAGATGGCACATTAGTGGTGGGAGGAGAAAGCCACACACTCAATACCTCTAATGTTTTATACACAGTTTAGGTACACCACAATGAAACATTCTAATGAGCCTGTGGTCAATAAAACCCAAAGGAACACGAGGCCCAATCACTTCTCAGTTTCAGTTCTGTCTGTGATTGACGCACAAAGCAACTCCTGATTTTCTCTTAATTTTCCCTAGTGTCAAAGGTCACGTGTGCCAACTGACTATTATATATATTCAAGTTATTAAGTGCATGCTAGGGGAGCCACAGTAATGATGGCAGCTCTGCCACTGTTGGTATGACGCACAGGAGACGGATAGACTAGCGCACTGAAATGAGACCCATTTCTA
Above is a window of Lates calcarifer isolate ASB-BC8 linkage group LG23, TLL_Latcal_v3, whole genome shotgun sequence DNA encoding:
- the LOC108875576 gene encoding LOW QUALITY PROTEIN: sodium-dependent neutral amino acid transporter B(0)AT2-like (The sequence of the model RefSeq protein was modified relative to this genomic sequence to represent the inferred CDS: deleted 1 base in 1 codon), whose protein sequence is MEKQPLPTEDDKTETTESEVNGYAGGESQEASSEPVARAGWNSKIEYFLAQVGFSVGLGNVWRFPYLCHQNGGGAFLLLYVLLMMIVGIPLFFLELAAGQAIRQGSIGVWRYISPRLAGIGYSSCVVCFFVALYYNVILAWSLFYLGHSFQYPLPWNQCPEYRNVTVKECEKSSPTSYFWYRKALDITDSIDDTGSFNPYIVCCLLVAWTIVCLGMFKGIKTSVKVMYFSSIFPYVVLFCFLVRGLLLDGALEGITYMFYPKLEIWGDIQVWRQAATQVFFALGLGFGSIIAYSSYNPKNNNCHRDAFTVSSINFLTSVLATLVVFAVLGFRAKGKVTECVVSNLKELSELVSSGNLPDSLLPNFRYTDDPSSVDLQAYRSWFQQHGNNITGNLTDCDLEKEMQKGVEGTGLAFIAFTEAMSLLPGSPFWSALFFLMLLNLGLSTMFGHMEGILAPLTDRFKTLARNKIKLTIFSCIIGFLIGLLFTQRSGNYFVTMFDDYSATLPLIIVVVFETFSVSWLYGADRFLDDIEAMLGWRPSVIYKYLWKYICLLAMLGLLGATAIRMFITRPTYMAWNREKASEEHLEYPGWALAVLALLIIFAMMPVPVALIHAVLKERTKQTSRDTETGQYSIVSTDDKCETPMTDMSELGQRNGTCASLS